Part of the Scomber japonicus isolate fScoJap1 chromosome 6, fScoJap1.pri, whole genome shotgun sequence genome, attaaggaccagtagaagataaataaggagtttttttaactgtgaatcatgcacaGTGGTGGTCCAAAAATAGAAGTTAAAAGCTGAAATGACCATAATAGGTTCTATTTAAGTCCTTAGCTCAACTATCCAAACATTAGATTTCTTATGTTTATCTCACTGATGTGCTGAGCAGTGTCTCACTGTTGGTGGCTCTCAGCTGCCCTTCATTCCCCCTGCTTGGCACGCGCATGGCTCAACTGGGACCGGAACGccttagagaagaagaagtagacgACCGGATCCAGGCAGACATTAAGAACTGACAGCAGGACGGTCAGCTCCTTCAGGTAGTAAAACACTTTGCTCAAAGAGCACTGCCTGTGTAGGAAGATGTGGGGAAGGCGAACCAGGTGGCaaggcacaaaacaaacacagaagacGCTGACCAGCACCAACATTTTCCTGCGTGACCTCCTGAGCTTCTTGCAGCTGGAGGATGCCAGCTGTCTCTGCTGTGCCTGCAACACACTGCGGGAGGCGCTGTGGTAGAAGAAGATCAGAGAGACCAGGGCAACCAGGAAGGTGATGCAGGAGGAGATGTGGATGATTTTGTAGAATACATGGACCTGGGAGCTGTGAAAGCTTTCATACCTGTCAGGGACAACAGTCGGAGCTTCCTGTGTGAGGAGTGACAGGGTGACGTACAAGATCACTGGGGCCAGCACGAACACCCAGGTTACCGTGGAGATGATGCGGGCAGCCTGAACTGTCCGCAGGAAGTGATTTCCTAAAGGATAGATGATCTTCAGATacctggagagaggagaggcaggCATCAGCAGATAATTTCACTGAGTATAAGTGATACTAATAGTTAAACCACAGATATCATGAGGAATGATGATTCCAATATTGTTTCGAGAGATGACAAGACTTTGGACTTTACTCCTGCAGTGATACGAGGACTTGACCATTTCAGTCAATATCATGTGGATGCATATAAAACAGATAATAAAGTATCAAAACATCTAcaaaaaagcatatttttgtTACCTACCTGTTAGCAGCGATGTAACCCATGAACAGGATGCTGGCGTACATGTTGAGGTACAATCCAAAGACGGCAAAGTTGCAGTAAACCAGTTGGAAGGTGACGGAGCTGCTGATGTACTTGATGATGCGGAGGGGaaggcagaggcagagcaggaagtcagagaCTGCCAGGTTTCTCAGGTAGACCATCATGATGCtggacacctgctgctgagctgaGCAGAAGTAACCCTTCAGGGTGAGACTGTTGAGGACCAAACCCAcctggaaacaggaaacagagattGACATGTGTGCTGAttggcagacagaggaggaggagggaatgtgAATCTGAATATTTGACACTCACTACAAACACCAGACTGTAGACCGGCATGAAGAAGAGATGAGCCTTTGTGTCTGTCTGATCACATTGATTGATATCATCAGTCTGGTTGGTAACTGAGGTCACTCCCACTCCTACCAGCTCATCCATGTTTGTGGAGGTTCTAAGAAGACAGAACACAAATCTATCATCTTTATACTGTTAAATACAGTTTGACACATTAATTATATATCCTACTGAACCATCAGCTGACTATATTGTTACAAATGTTTGGCTGGAAGAAGCCTTTTGTATTCAGTCTAAAGGAGGTCCAGGTGCCTTGTGTctcttaaaccagcagtcaggtgtccatataaacagtgaaagaggttttcctctctgtaatcattcttcctgttcatattgactaTTAacagatctccttcaaatgtgctttcaatgtaaagtgatggaggactgtatccacagtgtgtccacacagtcatttaaagtagatgatcaactactattgagcttcagcagtctgagttagtcatatcagtgatatctgacacatttacagtctttttagcatcaaattccctcttagtgtttccctgttgagctgtggtggaaatatAGCAAGCGTGACGTTGATAGTGACCCGAATGAGGCTGGGTCCACCCAAATGTACAACTGGCCCTTCCTAAATGACTGAGAGAACATGAATGATTTTCTTAACTTGCAGACACGTAGCAGACACAGTAACCACAAGGCTACCATGGTTCTCTGTGGGAGGAGTACTCtaagattatttttaaaaagggtttgATGATGTGACGCATGAAGCACTTCCGAAAAAATTACCACATTTCACACGTCTCTACACGCTGTAAACTGGTTCACACCAgcagtgtttaatttaaaattggTTGTACCACAAGCCTCAAAAATGGTCCTCATACATTCTTTTCATACACAGTCTATTTTATCTGTCctgttctttttattctttttatgttACTTTGAGCATAGTTTTAAAAGCTGAACCAAGGAAATGCAAATTGGCTTCAGTTACGTGCTTTATATACATGACatctgttgcattgtttaactATAGGTAacagtgtgtatctgtatgatccctgttaaataaaccaataaaataaaaaccttgcaCATAACTTATTATCTATGAAACATGAACTGTGTTTAACGACTTGTAAACTCTGTGCCCGCAGTtgtttaaaactgtttcttATGTTAAGTTTGTCTTGgaaaacatgttaatttaaatcattttttaaaaataaatcaaatttcaaCATAATATTAGAAGCACAAAGAAGTTAGATACATGCAGCGCTCACCTGTCAGCCTGTCAGTGAAGGTCTCAGATAGAAACTGGTTTGATGTTTCCTTCTGTGCAGCTTTCAAAGGACAGGAAGAACTGATCTGTGGTTATTGTGTGATACTGCTGCTCAGATGCTTTTTCAAAACCCACCTGCAGGCACATACATATGGGTTTAtgaatgtatacatacataaaccCTCTGATGCCTGCATGACTGTACAGGAAGCTGTAGCGGGCTGAGTTTAAAAGCTGAATATTACATACTGGTATCATATGAAACTAAAGCATCTATTGGTACCAACTATGTCATCAATACCTGTCAGGAAGGAGGATAAATAACACTCCAAAGTTAAGCTAAATTTGGTTGAGGTAAAATCTGCTATTGCCATTCTCATAGACCTCTCACCTCAGGttatctgaatgaaaatgtggaaatgcaTTATTTTGTTAAAACTTGACCTCAGTGTATAAATTGACCTTTTGTGACCCCTAACCAACAACATATAAGACATCATTGAGCATCTAAAAGGCCGTTACATAGTAATATCATGTCTTAACTTTGACGTATCAGTCTATAATATCCATCGACATATACATAACATGTACCTTCTGCTTTatgaacagtcaaaccagaccaaaAGTAGCACAGTAGATGGGAatacaacaggaaggttaaaaactcACATATTGCATCATCCCCACAGCCCCCACTGAGTCATATTTGAGCCTGCGTGACTCAAATATGACTCAGTTAACTATATGGAGGCTGTTTTGTTTAACAAATGATCACATGTTTTTTCATAATCTTGCACACAAACTTCACCTCAAACCAGTTTCACTGATGGAAAACATGAACCAGGCAAAACAACCACATTTGGGGAATAACAATGAACTTTTAATAAGCACTGAATATATCTACATACACATAAGACAcaccaaaacagctttttaTGCATTCAATAACACATTATACATGAGATTAATTTGCTCATGGATGACGTTACTGAGCTACCTATTAAGGGGAAAGGCAAGCTAAACCAACTGATCAATAAGTCAATTTAACTCTAGAGCTGAGCAATGATCAATTCATCAATCCAAATTAAAATCATTAGCTCAGTGTCAGAAATAAACTACACTCTATCATGGACCTCGAAACGCTAGAGATGTCAGAACAGAAATCACCCAGTAAATATCAGAATCTTAATCAATAGCATAAAATTCAATGTAATCTGTAAAGAGATGTATCTCTTCTTATATTTTTGATGTAATTATAAATAGTACTGAGCAATATGCcatgcttacattacatttgttaatcatatttatatcTGTATAATCTGTGATCGCCCCAGTAGTAGGGGGTTGGGTCAAATATATTGGGTCTCTTGCAATAAATCACTTCAATTCCCCAAGTCATTGCATCACTCTGATTTTTGACAACCCTCTGATACACGACGGATGTCACATTTATTTTGagttatttaaatgtgaaacagctATATGCTTCTGCTGGTGTTATTTTTCTCACATCTGCAgttgtgctgttgttgtttttaagtcGTGTGATGGACGGTGTTCATCAGTTGGTGTGGATGATGCTCAGCtgcccctccttccttcttgtttcTGTGCTTGGTGTTTGCTTGTTCATGCTGAACATCTGCTTCAAGTTCAGATTTGTCCGAAAGGCCTTAAAGCTGAAGAAGTAGATGACTGGATCCAGACAGACATTGAAGACTGACAGTAAGATGGTCCCTTCAATCAGGTAGTGCAACACCAGGCGTAAGGAGCAATACCTCTTCAGTAAGGCACTGGGAATAATAGAGAGGTGGTAgggcacaaaacaaacacagaagatgcTGACCAGCACCAACAGTTTCCTGCTTGACCTCACATGTCTTTTGGAGCTGGAGGATTGCGGCTGCCTCTGCTGTGCCAGCAACGCAACGATGGAGACACTGTAGTAGAAGAAGATCATGCAGACAAGGACGAACAGGAAGATGGCAGTGGAGCAGATGTGGAGGATTTTGTAGAATACAATGACCTGGGGGCTTTCCAAGGCGTCACATTTGTCAGGGACAAAGGTCAATTCTGGCTTGGTGAGGTGCCACAGGGTGATGTAGGAGATCACAACAGCCAGGAGGAAAATCCAAGTTACTGTGGAGATGATGCGGGCAGCCTTCACTGTCTGCAGGAAGTACATTCTTAAAGGATGGATGATTTTAAAATACCTAGACAGAGAAGagtcagattttttaaaaacatagcaGACAACAAGGTGGGGTGATGTTGCTTCCTGGATCAAATAAGACTAAAGCCACCCAGCCTACTTGTCAGCGGCGATGTAACCCATGAACAGGATGCTGGCGTACATGTTGAGGTAAAAGGCACAGCAGGCAAAGGTGCAGTAAACAAGGCGGAGGGTGAGAGAGCTGCTGACATAGTTGGCTATATAGAAggggaggcagaggcagagcaggaagtcagaGGCTGCCAGGTTCTTCATGTAGACCATCATGATGCTGGACACCTGCCGCTGAGCTGAGCAGA contains:
- the LOC128360034 gene encoding G-protein coupled receptor 87-like, whose translation is MDELVGVGVTSVTNQTDDINQCDQTDTKAHLFFMPVYSLVFVVGLVLNSLTLKGYFCSAQQQVSSIMMVYLRNLAVSDFLLCLCLPLRIIKYISSSVTFQLVYCNFAVFGLYLNMYASILFMGYIAANRYLKIIYPLGNHFLRTVQAARIISTVTWVFVLAPVILYVTLSLLTQEAPTVVPDRYESFHSSQVHVFYKIIHISSCITFLVALVSLIFFYHSASRSVLQAQQRQLASSSCKKLRRSRRKMLVLVSVFCVCFVPCHLVRLPHIFLHRQCSLSKVFYYLKELTVLLSVLNVCLDPVVYFFFSKAFRSQLSHARAKQGE
- the LOC128360035 gene encoding P2Y purinoceptor 14-like; amino-acid sequence: METPETIMDVTSSSNQSSANTQSQVNSQCEHIDKSGHLFFALAYSLVCVVGLVLNGFTLKVYFCSAQRQVSSIMMVYMKNLAASDFLLCLCLPFYIANYVSSSLTLRLVYCTFACCAFYLNMYASILFMGYIAADKYFKIIHPLRMYFLQTVKAARIISTVTWIFLLAVVISYITLWHLTKPELTFVPDKCDALESPQVIVFYKILHICSTAIFLFVLVCMIFFYYSVSIVALLAQQRQPQSSSSKRHVRSSRKLLVLVSIFCVCFVPYHLSIIPSALLKRYCSLRLVLHYLIEGTILLSVFNVCLDPVIYFFSFKAFRTNLNLKQMFSMNKQTPSTETRRKEGQLSIIHTN